The Triticum aestivum cultivar Chinese Spring chromosome 3A, IWGSC CS RefSeq v2.1, whole genome shotgun sequence genome includes a region encoding these proteins:
- the LOC100037601 gene encoding protein LATERAL ORGAN BOUNDARIES: protein MASPSSTGNSAVSVVVAAPTTPGAGAPCAACKFLRRKCLPGCVFAPYFPPEEPQKFANVHKVFGASNVTKLLNELPPHQREDAVSSLAYEAEARVKDPVYGCVGAISVLQRQVHRLQKELDAAHTELLRYACGELGGIPTALPVVTASIPTGRLSSAAMPCPGQLGGGMYSGGSGGGFRRLGLVDAIVPQPPLSAGCYYNMRSSNNAGGSVAAEVAPVQIPYASMANWAVNAISTITTTSGSESIVMDHKEGGDSSM from the coding sequence ATGGCATCTCCGTCGAGCACCGGCAACTCCGCCGTCTCCGTGGTGGTCGCAGCACCGACGACACCGGGGGCCGGGGCGCCGTGCGCTGCGTGCAAGTTCCTGCGGCGCAAGTGCCTCCCTGGTTGCGTGTTCGCGCCCTACTTCCCGCCGGAGGAGCCGCAGAAGTTCGCCAACGTGCACAAGGTGTTCGGCGCCAGCAACGTGACCAAGCTGCTCAACGAGCTGCCGCCGCACCAGCGGGAGGACGCCGTTAGCTCGCTGGCCTACGAGGCGGAGGCGCGGGTCAAGGACCCCGTCTACGGCTGCGTCGGCGCCATCTCCGTGCTCCAGCGCCAGGTCCACCGCCTCCAGAAGGAGCTCGACGCCGCGCACACCGAGCTCCTCCGCTACGCCTGCGGCGAGCTCGGTGGCATCCCCACCGCGCTTCCCGTCGTCACGGCCAGCATCCCCACCGGCAGGCTCTCATCCGCCGCAATGCCGTGCCCCGGGCAGCTCGGCGGCGGCATGTACAGCGGCGGAAGTGGCGGTGGCTTCCGGAGGCTCGGGCTTGTGGACGCGATAGTGCCACAGCCACCTCTTTCCGCCGGTTGCTACTACAATATGCGGAGCAGCAACAACGCTGGAGGCAGCGTCGCCGCTGAGGTGGCGCCCGTGCAGATCCCTTACGCCTCCATGGCGAATTGGGCTGTGAACGCCATTAGCACCATCACCACCACCTCAGGATCAGAGAGCATTGTGATGGATCACAAGGAAGGAGGCGACAGCAGCATGTGA